A single Cottoperca gobio chromosome 3, fCotGob3.1, whole genome shotgun sequence DNA region contains:
- the mafa gene encoding transcription factor Maf yields the protein MASELAMSNSDLPTSPLAMEYVNDFDLMKFEVKKEPVEPDRNISQCSRLIAGGSLSSTPMSTPCSSVPPSPSFSAPSPGSGSEQKAHIEDFYWMSGYQQQLNPEALGFSPEDAVEALINNSHQLQSFDGYARGQQFAGAAGTGGTMAGEEMGSAAAVVSAVIAAAAAQNGGHHHHHHHHHSNGHHQAPGSQSNGTSGTIHPHMRLDDRFSDDQLVTMSVRELNRQLRGVSKEEVIRLKQKRRTLKNRGYAQSCRYKRVQQRHVLEGEKTHLIQQVDHLKQEISRLVRERDVYKEKYEKLISNGFRENGSSSDNNPSSPEFFMSSRKFLHL from the coding sequence ATGGCATCAGAGCTGGCAATGAGCAACTCCGACCTGCCCACCAGTCCCCTGGCCATGGAATATGTTAATGACTTCGATCTGATGAAGTTTGAAGTGAAAAAGGAGCCGGTGGAGCCCGATCGCAACATCAGCCAGTGCAGTCGCCTTATCGCCGGGGGATCCTTGTCTTCCACCCCGATGAGCACGCCGTGCAGCTCGGTTCCCCCTTCCCCAAGCTTCTCGGCGCCCAGTCCGGGCTCGGGGAGCGAACAGAAGGCACACATAGAGGATTTCTACTGGATGTCCGGTTATCAACAGCAGTTGAATCCAGAGGCGCTGGGCTTCAGCCCCGAAGACGCAGTCGAGGCGCTGATCAACAACAGTCACCAGCTCCAGTCATTCGATGGCTATGCCAGGGGCCAGCAATTTGCTGGCGCAGCCGGGACAGGAGGCACCATGGCCGGGGAAGAGATGGGGTCCGCCGCGGCGGTGGTGTCGGCAGTCATCGCTGCGGCAGCCGCTCAGAACGGAgggcaccaccaccaccaccatcaccaccacagtAACGGCCATCACCAAGCACCTGGCTCCCAGTCCAACGGCACTTCTGGAACAATTCACCCACACATGCGCTTGGATGACCGGTTTTCAGACGACCAGCTGGTCACCATGTCAGTGCGGGAGCTCAACCGGCAGCTACGGGGGGTCAGCAAGGAAGAAGTGATCCGATtgaaacagaagaggaggacCCTAAAGAACAGAGGCTACGCTCAGTCCTGCCGGTACAAGCGGGTCCAGCAGCGGCACGTCCTGGAGGGGGAGAAGACGCATCTCATCCAGCAGGTCGATCACCTCAAGCAGGAGATCTCCAGGCTGGTCCGGGAGAGGGACGTGTACAAAGAAAAGTATGAGAAGCTCATCAGCAACGGCT